AACTATCTTCAGACTCGCGCCTATTAAGGTTCTCTGTTTCCAAGATCGAAACTTTGGTGGCGGCAATGCCGGTCCGCCCTTGAGATTCACGGAGAAGCGAAAAACCGTATCTACCAGGCCGGAGCGGTACGCGTTGGTTTCCGTGCCAATGACCTTCCCGCGGAAGTTTCCTATGGCATAAGGAAAAGAGGCGGTGACGTTTGATGAGCGTCCAAAGAAACTCAGCGCGTGATAGAAGCTGATGGTTGACACATAAATTCTGCCAGTAGAGTCGGTAATTGGGACGGCGCCCTCGAACAGAATGTCGCCACTAAAGAAGGAGCTTGTCAGAACGACTGCATTCGAGTGAACAGGAGTTATTACATACGCTCGTGGAACCAAGTCCTGCGCAAAAGACGGGCTCACAGAGGACACGATCATCGCTGCAGCGAGTGCGAATCTGAGGCGCATCTGGGAGCTCACTAGAGCGACTCAAAATGACCCCGCTGCTGAAGCACGAGGACGCAGCGCACGGCTTATGCGATTTGCCAATTCGCGAGCAAGGCTATAAGGAACGGAAATGAGGATCGGTCCAACCACGAGGGCGGCGCCAGGACGTACTTCGTGAAATATCAGCGCCTGAGAAATGATATCGAGGAGAATCGCAACTGCTACAAGATCTCGAACTCCGACAACAGCGGTTCGCAGCGCATGCTGGCGATGCGAACGGTGGAAAGCAAGCATCCAGAGAAATGGAGGCAGGTTCGCATGAACATCTTTTTTCCCATGTAGAACGCCAATGGTGATGGCGACGATCGGCTGCACGATGAAGCGAAGTTTGCCTGGACCGGTTAAGCGGGCCAGCATGTCTTGAAAAAACTTCTCGGTGAATAAATAAGGATCACCGCTCTGTACCAGTCTATAAATACTGCTTGGGACGGAGATCAACAGCGCCGCAGCAACTATCGCGAACAAGATCGAACTGCGGGAAATTTTCATGAGAATCGATGGGGAGTTTACTCACTCGCAAAGCTGCTACTGTTGCCATCCTCCGCCCAACGCTCCATATAACTGCACAAGGGACAAACGCTCATTCAGTTGCGCCTGAGCCAACGTCAACTGTGCAGAAAAGAAACGAGTGTCGCTATCTAACACCTCGAGATAGCTGGTAACGCCACCTTGATAGCGGGATTGCGATAGAGCAGTGGCATCTTGCGCCGATCGGGTAAGCAAATCCTGCTGTTCCCGAAACTCCTGGTCTTTTCTGTAGCCAACCAGTGCATCAGAGATTTCCCGGAATGCCTGCTGGATCGATTGCTGATAAACCAGTACGAGTTCTTCTTTCTGAGCCTCCGCCAATCTCACTCCCGAGCGAAGTCTTCCCGCCTCAAAAATTGGCTGGACTAACTGCCCTCCGAAACTCCACGTTCCCGCGGGGCCTGAGAAAAGACTGGTCAGTGCAGAACTCTGGTATCCAGCGGTGGCGGTTAGCGTGATCTGAGGAAAATACGCTGCCTTTGCAACTCCGATGCGAGCGTTGGCAGCAACCAGCGATTCTTCGGCCGCTTGGATATCGGCTCGTCGCTCCAGGAGTGCTGAAGGAAGGCCGGCAGGAACTGTTGGAGGGAAGGTGTTTTCCAAGAGTGTCTTCCCGCGAGGAAGTGCTTCCGCGTTCTTGCCGATTAGAATGCTGATAAAATTTTCTTCCTGTTCGATTCGTCGTTCCAAATCAGGAATGATTGCTGCTGCTTCGTACACTAATTGTTCCGACTGCCGGACATCCAGCATTGAAGTAACACCACCCGAAGCGCGAACTTTCACCAAGCGAAGTGAGTCTTGCCGTGACGCCAGCGCGTGCCTCGAGATCTCCATCTCCAAGTCAAACTCGCGCAGTTGAAAGTACGCGCTGGCCACACTACTAACGAGGGTTGTCATAACTGCTCGCTTATTCCATTCGCTAGCCAGCAATGCGGCGCGGGCAGCCTCAGTTGCCTTTCGGAACTTTCCCCAGAAATCCAGTTCCCAGGCCATGGACAGACTCACGCTATTAGCGCTGGTTTCAAACACTGGGAAATTCTTGGTTTGTTGGAATCGGTCGTTAGAGGCTGCAGCACCGCCGACAATCGTCGGAAATTGGTCTGCCCGACGGATGCCTAGCACTGCCTGAGCCTGGAGCACACGCGCGGCAGCGATTCGCACATCGTAGTTCTCCGCTAACGCGCTACGGATCAGCGCTTGCAACTGCTCGTCCTGAAAAACCGTCCACCATTTCTCGTCTCCCAGCGATGCAGGACTGGTCTTGTCGGCATCAGCAGCGACCCCGCGATACACATCGGGAACTACAACTTGCGGTCGCTTATATTTCGGGCCGACGGTGCAACCAGCAAGGAAAATTACCAGTGCGATCCAATTCTTACTGATCATCCTTAACTGCCTCCTCATCATCTAGGCCGCCGCTGCTTTGATTACAGGTACAGGTTTCTTAGCGCGGTTGCGGTGAGCTAGTCGCGCAACCACATCAAAGCTCACTGGAATGAGGAAAATGGCCAGAACTGAAGCTGCGAGCATGCCTCCTATGACACCAGTGCCGAGTACCTGCCGCGAAATGGCTCCGGCGCCGGCGGCTTTCCATAGCGGCACGCAGCCAAGAATGAAGGCAAAAGACGTCATTAGGATCGGTCGCAGACGCAGCTTCGCTCCGATCAGCGCCGCTTCCTCTGCAGACTTTCCTTTGTCGAACTCCACTTTCGCAAACTCCACAATCAAAATGGCATTCTTCGCACCTAACCCGATCAGCATGACCAGCCCGATTTGGGCGTACACGTTGTTCTCGAGTCCGCGCATCCACAGGAACAGGAATGCCCCGAAGACGGCGACAGGCGTCCCCAGCAGCACACTGAAAGGCAGTGACCAGCTCTCGTATTGGGCTGCCATTATGAGAAAGACAACGAAGAAGGCCATCCCAAAGATCGCAGCCGGCGAAACTCCCTGCGCCGCCTTTTGCTCCTGGTACGACATGCCCATGTAATCGAAGCCCATCTCGTTTGGCATCGACTTGCGAAAGACATCCTCCAGCGCAGCCATGGCCTGTGCCGAGCTGTAGCCAGGCGCTGCTGCAGCATTGATCTGTACACAGTTGAACAGGTTGTAACGCATCATGAACTCAGCGCCACTGCGCGGATACGTTGTCGTGAGCGTACTGAGCGGAACCATCCCCCCTGCAGCATTCCTGACATAAAACTTGCCAACATTTTCCGCCTTCGCGCGAAAGTCACCATCTGCCTGGACATACACCTGCCATTGCAGACCGAAACGATTGAAGTAATTGACCAGCGCACCGCCCATGAAAGCCTGCACGGTTTCATACAGGCTGCTGAGTTCGATCTGCTGGGTCATCGCTTTTGCGTTGTCAACTTTTATGCCAACCTGGGGCACTCCAAACAGAGCCGTTGTCATCACTCCAGACAATTCGGGGCGCTTGCGCGCTTCGGCCACGAACTGCTTCGCGTTCTTTGCAAGAAAGTCCACGCCACTCCCCGACCGGTCTTCCAGAAGGAAAGTTGCTCCTCCTGAGGTTCCCACGCCAGGAATCGCGGGTGGCGGAAACGAGAACGCAATTCCCGAGGAAACTTTGGAGAGCACGCTTTGCAAGTGGGCCTTGATACCGTCGTAACTCGTTTCCGGAGTCTTGCGTTCCTCCCAGGGCTTCAGCGACACAAAAAAGAACGAGCTATAGGTGGCGTTTACGCCGCTCAACATGCTGTATCCCATAACGGAACTGACGTATTCGACTCCAGGCGTCTCCATAAGCGCCTTCTCAACTTCCTTGGCGGCTTCAGACGAGCGCTGTAGGGAGGAGGCATCGGGTAATTGCAGACCGGCGTAGATGTAACCCTGATCTTCGTCGGGTAGAAAGCTCTTGGGAGTCTTCTTGCCAAAGAACATCGCACCGACGGTTAGCAAGCCAAGCAGAAGAAAGGCAAAAGCAGCCTTATGAATAAGGTGCGCGCACCAACTTACATACCCATCGGTAGTGCGCCCGAATACACGGTTGAACCAGCGGAAGAAAGCGCCGAGGGGACCTCGCGCGGGTTTTCTCGGACGCAATAGCATGGCTGAGAGCGCGGGACTGAGCGTCAGCGCGTTAAAAGCTGAAAAGATTACCGACACGGCAATCGTGACTGCGAACTGTTTATAAAGCTGGCCCGTGATGCCGGGGACAAATGCTGTAGGAACAAAGACTGCGGCCAGAATCAAAGCAATGGCGATCACTGGTCCAGAGACTTCCTCCATGGCTTTGATAGTCGCGTCATGAGGCGACATTCCATGTTCGATATGGTGTTCCACTGCCTCGACCACGACAATGGCGTCATCGACTACGAGTCCAATCGCAAGCACAAGGCCAAAAAGAGACAAAGTATTGATGGAGAAGCCCAGCATGGGGAAAACAGCAAAGGTTCCGATCAGGGAAACCGGCACGGCGAGTAGTGGAATGAGAGTGGCCCTGACCCCTTGGAGAAAGATGTAGACCACTACAATGACCAGGACCAGAGCCTCTACTAAGGTCTTGTAGATTTCGTGAATACCCTCGCTTACCGCGAGCGTTGTATCCAGTGCAACAATGTAGTTCAGTCCTTGCGGAAATCTTCCTTTCGCCTCGCCCATCATCTTGAGGACGGCGGCTCGCGTCTGCAAGGCGTTGCTTCCCGGAGTTAGATATAAGGCGATGAGCGCAGCGGGCTGGGCTGGCTTACGTTCGTCTGCCACCCCTAACCGCGCGAGATAGGAATAGTATTGTGATCCCAATTCGATTCGCGCTACGTCCTTCAACCGCAGCAGCGACCCGTCGAGCTGAGCACGGACCACGATCTCACCAAACTCTTCCACTGTTGGCAGCCGGCCGGGAGCTCGCACGTTGTAAGTAAATTGCTGGCCCGACGGAACCGGCTCTCCACCAACCTGCCCAGCCGGATTCACTTTGTTTTGCGCTTTGACTGCGCTGGTGATGTCAGAGACCGTCACTCCGAGTCTGGCCAGCCGGTCAGGATTCACCCAAATGCGCATTGCGTAAGGGCCGGCGCCGAAGATCTGAACCTGCGAGACACCCGAAACTCGTGTGAGTGCATACTGCAAATTAATGGTGGCGTAATTCGCCAGGAAGATATTGTCGTACGTACCATTTGGCGAATAGAGATCGAGCAGCATGAAAGGGGCGGTTGTACCGGGCTGCACAATCACGCCTTGCTGCACCACTTCACTGGGCAACTGCGAGTTGGCTTGTCCTGTCCGCATTTGCGACAGGATCTGGTCGGTGTTGACATCTGTGCCCAGTCGGAAGTCGACGTAAAGGCTGCTTCCGCCTCCCGAACTGGCACTCAATGAATACATGTAATTCATGCCGGTGACGCCAGACATCTGTTGCTCAATCGGCGTCGCTACCGACTCTGCAATCGTCTGCGCGTCGGCTCCTGGATAGGTGGCCTTCACCTGGATCATTGGATCGGCGATGTTGGGAAACTGCGCCGTTGGCAGGCCGAGCATCGCCACGATGCCGATCACAACCATCAGGATTGCAATCACGATTGCAACGATGGGCCGGTTGATAAAAAATTTCGCCATGGTTAATTGCCTTCGGCCGAGGGGACCACGTACGGTTTCGGACTGACGGGAACTCCTTCTTTTACTAGCTGAGGCGCTTGCGCTGCGAACGTCTGTACTCTCTGAATGCCTTCGACAACCACTCGTTCGCCCGGCTTCAATCCCGCCGCAACAATCCAGCTGGTGCCGACGCGATCTCCCACTTTCACGGGCCGGATCGTGGCCTTATTGTCAGAGCCGACCACGATGACCTGGTATTGCGATTGCACCTCAATCACGGCCGCCTGAGGAATCAACAAAGCATCCTTGGCAGTAGTAGTTTGCACGCGCACGCGCCCAAATCCTCCGGGTCGAAGGATCGCGTCCTTATTTGCGAATGCAGCCGCCAATTGAATTGTTCCCGTGCCCGCGGTGATTTCGCGGTTTACAAAAATGATCTTTCCCTTAAACGGATAAGGAGCGTCGTTCGCCTGCAAATATTCGACAGATACGGGTGTCCTAACATTTCCCCTGGTTAACACTTTAGAAATTTGCTGCGCGAAGCTGAGATACAGAGTTTCGCTGATGTTGAAGTAGGCCCAAATCGGGTCGATTTGCGAAACTGTGGCCATTTTCGTCGTAGTTCCGACTAAGTCGCCGATCTGAGAGTTTGCAACTCCGGCGATGCCGTCCACCGGCGAATAGACCTTTGTCCATCCCAGGTTGAGCTCAGCCTGCTCTTGCCCCGCCTTCGCTGCCGCCAATCCTGCTTTAGCAGAATTCACATTCGCAACGTCATCATCCAGCTGTTTTTGCGGGATGGCGCTCTGGGCAGCTAATGGTGTATCGCGTGTGACATCGTTGTTTGCCCTGGTCATGGTTGAGTCGGCCCGGCCCACTTCTGCTTTGGCCTGATCCAGCGCCGCCTGAAGAGGCCGCGGATCTACTTGAAACAGCAGTTGTCCCTTCTTAACCAGCGATCCATTCACATAGTCCTGGCTGAGCAGGTAGCCTTGCACCTTGGGCGTAATGTCGGAATTAATCGGCCCGTTCAGTTGCGCTACCCATTCGCCGTAAACGGGAACATCCCGTTGCTCCACCTCCGCAACTTGGACATCAGGCGGCGGCGGACCCGCTGCTTGCTTTTCAGCACACCCTGCAAGCAGGAGGCCCAAAAGTCCACCCACAAGCACCTTAAGGTTGATAGAAGAGTGTGTGAAGAAGAAAGATTGGAGCTTGGATGGGATCCGCATCAGAATCTCCTTCTGGTTAGAGAGCGGCTTGGCCATGAAGCAGTTGCTGAGACATGACCTTGTCTTATCTCCGAATAGGGATTCTGCGGTTCGACCAAGCAGAACGTAACTAGTAAATGTTGCAGTATTCGTAAATCGACAGTACACAACTAGAAGTATTGATGACGAGGCTGTTCAGGAATTGACTCGCCTGCAGAGTGACTTCGTAGGTCTGTCGCACCTGCGAGTGCCTGAAGCAATCACTTGGTCGGCCCGCAGACTTTTGGCGCGCGGAGATTGTCTTCAAAGGTAATGGTTTAAAAAAAGGTTCGGCAGAGGTCTCGAACAGACATGCCGAACCGCTCGAGGAGAGAGTACGTAGTCAGCGTCGTGCAAATCGCATGCAAATTGAAGCGCCAGAGAATAACAGGCCAAGCAAACCGATGAGCGGCACGGGACTGCCGGTTTTTGGCAATTCGGCCGGCAAGGTCACTGTGCTCGGCCCGTGAGAAACTTCTACGCGAGCAATCAAAACGGGCGCATCGCTCGGCAACGGTGGCGGCGGAGGCGGCATAGTTCCCGTTACCTCTCTCTGATGTTCGACAACCGTTTCGGGAGCTTCAGTAACTTTCGTCGCAGAGACAGTCATGCCCTTCTTGAGGTGCCACACGTCCTTTTCTTCTCCGTTAATCTTGAATACCTGACCATCGGGCACTGTGAACTGCTGATTCTCTCCGTTTTCCATAGTAAGAATGACGGTCTTCGGCGGGGTCACATGCCATACTTTGCCGGTGACGGTTTGCACCGTAGTGACCGTCCGCGGGGTTGTCGTCGTGGCGATTGTGCGCTCAAGTTTCATTCCGGGCTTGAGCTCATGAACTCCGACTTCTCTGCCATCGACTGAGATCCTGGCATTCTCTGCAACATGTCCGATGTGGCGGACTTGCCCGTCTTCCATCTTCACCCACACGTCATTGCCAGAGACGTGCTCGACTACGGCACGGTCCACTTTAAATTCCTTGGTCGATGTTCCTTCCGTTGTACTTGTGGTTGTTTTAACTTGGGCCCTCGTCGCAATCGTGAATGCCAGAAATATCCCAGTCGCAACGATTAAGCGGCCCAGAGAGGTCTTCCATGACGATTTCATTGATTTTTCTCCTAGTTGTTCTCGTTGCTCACGGCGGGAGCTTCAGATGCTGCCTGGGCAGTTGTGGCCGGAATACCCTGCGTAAGTGAAGCGTGTACGATGAAGCGATTTGGCGCGCTTCCGACGAAATAAAAGGGATAGCAAGTAACCAGCGTTATTGCGGATTTACTGCGCGGCTGAAGCACTGAACTGTCACTTGGTAAAACGATTTCAATCTCATCCACAGCATAGGACGCGTGCGCATCGCCGCTTTCGAGCTCGACAAGGTCCCCCGGCATAATGTCTTTCAGCCCGCGAAAGAATCCGTCGCGATGTCCTGCGATCCCGATGTTGCCGGATTCGAGCGGACGCGCTGTTCCCACGATGTGCCCGACTCCTCGATTCAATGTCACCTCATCTGTTCCCTCCAAAACAGGTACTTCCAGCCCAATTTTCGGAATTCGCAATAGGGCCACAGGCGCTCTGGAATCCGACAATAATGCCTGTTGGTATTCCTCAATTCGTTTCGGAGACCACAGGCTGAAGTTAACGGAGGACCCGCGCTGATGTGCGCGCGAATGAATGAAGCCGTCAACACGGATTCCGACATAGACGGCCAATAACGCAACGCCGACAAGCAACAGCAATCGATCCAGCCAAAAGCTTGGTTTCATTCCACGCGCAATGTAGGCAACCGTAGGCGTGAGTAGAACTGTCAAAGCTGACAGCGACGAGGCGATTTGCGGGTTGGCAGGCTCTAAGCAGCTACGTCTGGACACTCAGGCTTGAATTAATGAGTGGCGCAACAAGGCATTTCCCCGCTGGCATCAGATCTGTCAGTTTCGCCATCGAACGCTCTGTCGCGTCGATTTTGCCGCCTAGCGCAATTGCGTTTGATTTTGCGAGGCAGAGTCTGCTAACGTGTAGATGCCGCTGAGATTATTGACGCCGGAGCGCCTATGATCGAAGCTGGCCCCTGCCTACAAAGCATCCTTAATACCCGTCTGTACATTTTGTCAGCCTGCCTGGGTGCTGCCTTAGCGTTTACCGCTTCGGCTAGCGCGCAGTCTGAAGATGAGGTGCACGTGGTGCCGCGGCCCGGCACGATGGAAGCTTCTGAGCGCGCGACGGACACCGGCCGCCCCCTGGGCTCCACTAACCATTTAAAGCTTCGACCGGAACGCCTTCGCGTTGACGTCGACGTGGTTCTAGTGCCGGTCGTCGTTACAGATACGCTCAACCGCCCAGTCACTGGTCTCACCAAGGACAGCTTTGAACTCCTCGATGACGGAGAAAAGCAGAAAATTCACTTCTTTTCCTTGGACGATGACGCCCTCTCGATGGCTTTGGTCTTGGATATCAGCAATAGCATGGTTAATAGGGTCTCTGTGGAACGCGAGGCGTTGGAAAAATTCTTCCAGAACGCAAACCCTGAAGACGAATATTTCGCAGTTGGTGTCTCCAGCTCACCTTTACTGCTCGCAGACTCCGCGCAGGGGATCGGCGACATCCAATCGCAACTCGCCCTCGTACAACCTGCTGGTTATACCGCTCTACTCGATTCGATCTATTTTGCTTTGAACAAATTGCGATCCGCGCGCTATGCGCGAAGAGCCATTTTGATCATTTCCGACGGCGGAGAGAACGATAGTCGATTCAACTTTCGAGAAATTAAGGCTCTTGCCGAAGAATCGGACGTAACTGTCTACGCGATTCGCCCTGTCGATGCCCTGCCTGTGTTCCGCACGATCGAAGAAAAGTTAGGAAATCGCCTTTTGTCTGGGATTACCGACGTAACTGGTGGACGCACAGTCTCTCTGGGATACAGCGACAATATTGCCGGTGCGGCCGCAGCAATCAGTACGGAACTCAGGAACCAGTATGTACTCGGGTACCATCCGACCGAGCGTTCCCACACTGGGAAATCGCACAGAATTAAGGTGCGGATGGCGAAATCCACAGATTCAGTCGCCGTGCACCTGCAGTATAGGAAGCAATACTCAAGCCGATAGGTTCTACTTTTCCCAGAACACTTCGTCGGGAACAGACTTCGAGGGTGAGTTTTTTCAATTCGGATTGACAGCTTGGAAGGCTTGGAACTCATACCAAATGTGTTGTCTGTCGCGTTTCGTATAGGGACT
This genomic window from Acidobacteriota bacterium contains:
- a CDS encoding transporter codes for the protein MRRQLRMISKNWIALVIFLAGCTVGPKYKRPQVVVPDVYRGVAADADKTSPASLGDEKWWTVFQDEQLQALIRSALAENYDVRIAAARVLQAQAVLGIRRADQFPTIVGGAAASNDRFQQTKNFPVFETSANSVSLSMAWELDFWGKFRKATEAARAALLASEWNKRAVMTTLVSSVASAYFQLREFDLEMEISRHALASRQDSLRLVKVRASGGVTSMLDVRQSEQLVYEAAAIIPDLERRIEQEENFISILIGKNAEALPRGKTLLENTFPPTVPAGLPSALLERRADIQAAEESLVAANARIGVAKAAYFPQITLTATAGYQSSALTSLFSGPAGTWSFGGQLVQPIFEAGRLRSGVRLAEAQKEELVLVYQQSIQQAFREISDALVGYRKDQEFREQQDLLTRSAQDATALSQSRYQGGVTSYLEVLDSDTRFFSAQLTLAQAQLNERLSLVQLYGALGGGWQQ
- a CDS encoding hydrophobe/amphiphile efflux-1 family RND transporter; its protein translation is MAKFFINRPIVAIVIAILMVVIGIVAMLGLPTAQFPNIADPMIQVKATYPGADAQTIAESVATPIEQQMSGVTGMNYMYSLSASSGGGSSLYVDFRLGTDVNTDQILSQMRTGQANSQLPSEVVQQGVIVQPGTTAPFMLLDLYSPNGTYDNIFLANYATINLQYALTRVSGVSQVQIFGAGPYAMRIWVNPDRLARLGVTVSDITSAVKAQNKVNPAGQVGGEPVPSGQQFTYNVRAPGRLPTVEEFGEIVVRAQLDGSLLRLKDVARIELGSQYYSYLARLGVADERKPAQPAALIALYLTPGSNALQTRAAVLKMMGEAKGRFPQGLNYIVALDTTLAVSEGIHEIYKTLVEALVLVIVVVYIFLQGVRATLIPLLAVPVSLIGTFAVFPMLGFSINTLSLFGLVLAIGLVVDDAIVVVEAVEHHIEHGMSPHDATIKAMEEVSGPVIAIALILAAVFVPTAFVPGITGQLYKQFAVTIAVSVIFSAFNALTLSPALSAMLLRPRKPARGPLGAFFRWFNRVFGRTTDGYVSWCAHLIHKAAFAFLLLGLLTVGAMFFGKKTPKSFLPDEDQGYIYAGLQLPDASSLQRSSEAAKEVEKALMETPGVEYVSSVMGYSMLSGVNATYSSFFFVSLKPWEERKTPETSYDGIKAHLQSVLSKVSSGIAFSFPPPAIPGVGTSGGATFLLEDRSGSGVDFLAKNAKQFVAEARKRPELSGVMTTALFGVPQVGIKVDNAKAMTQQIELSSLYETVQAFMGGALVNYFNRFGLQWQVYVQADGDFRAKAENVGKFYVRNAAGGMVPLSTLTTTYPRSGAEFMMRYNLFNCVQINAAAAPGYSSAQAMAALEDVFRKSMPNEMGFDYMGMSYQEQKAAQGVSPAAIFGMAFFVVFLIMAAQYESWSLPFSVLLGTPVAVFGAFLFLWMRGLENNVYAQIGLVMLIGLGAKNAILIVEFAKVEFDKGKSAEEAALIGAKLRLRPILMTSFAFILGCVPLWKAAGAGAISRQVLGTGVIGGMLAASVLAIFLIPVSFDVVARLAHRNRAKKPVPVIKAAAA
- a CDS encoding efflux transporter periplasmic adaptor subunit → MAKPLSNQKEILMRIPSKLQSFFFTHSSINLKVLVGGLLGLLLAGCAEKQAAGPPPPDVQVAEVEQRDVPVYGEWVAQLNGPINSDITPKVQGYLLSQDYVNGSLVKKGQLLFQVDPRPLQAALDQAKAEVGRADSTMTRANNDVTRDTPLAAQSAIPQKQLDDDVANVNSAKAGLAAAKAGQEQAELNLGWTKVYSPVDGIAGVANSQIGDLVGTTTKMATVSQIDPIWAYFNISETLYLSFAQQISKVLTRGNVRTPVSVEYLQANDAPYPFKGKIIFVNREITAGTGTIQLAAAFANKDAILRPGGFGRVRVQTTTAKDALLIPQAAVIEVQSQYQVIVVGSDNKATIRPVKVGDRVGTSWIVAAGLKPGERVVVEGIQRVQTFAAQAPQLVKEGVPVSPKPYVVPSAEGN
- a CDS encoding class D sortase, with the protein product MKPSFWLDRLLLLVGVALLAVYVGIRVDGFIHSRAHQRGSSVNFSLWSPKRIEEYQQALLSDSRAPVALLRIPKIGLEVPVLEGTDEVTLNRGVGHIVGTARPLESGNIGIAGHRDGFFRGLKDIMPGDLVELESGDAHASYAVDEIEIVLPSDSSVLQPRSKSAITLVTCYPFYFVGSAPNRFIVHASLTQGIPATTAQAASEAPAVSNENN
- a CDS encoding VWA domain-containing protein, whose product is MIEAGPCLQSILNTRLYILSACLGAALAFTASASAQSEDEVHVVPRPGTMEASERATDTGRPLGSTNHLKLRPERLRVDVDVVLVPVVVTDTLNRPVTGLTKDSFELLDDGEKQKIHFFSLDDDALSMALVLDISNSMVNRVSVEREALEKFFQNANPEDEYFAVGVSSSPLLLADSAQGIGDIQSQLALVQPAGYTALLDSIYFALNKLRSARYARRAILIISDGGENDSRFNFREIKALAEESDVTVYAIRPVDALPVFRTIEEKLGNRLLSGITDVTGGRTVSLGYSDNIAGAAAAISTELRNQYVLGYHPTERSHTGKSHRIKVRMAKSTDSVAVHLQYRKQYSSR